A segment of the Halostella salina genome:
GGACACCGGCCGCCTCCACATCCTCGAAGTCCAGCGGCTCATCCGGTTCATGCCGAAGCCCGTCGTCGCCGTCGTCCCGGGCTGGGCGGTCGGCGGCGGCCACAGCCTCCACGTCGTCTGCGACCTCACGCTCGCCAGCGCCGACCACGCCGTGTTCAAGCAGACCGACCCCGACGTGGCGAGCTTCGACGCCGGCTTCGGCTCGGCGTACCTCGCCCGGCAGGTCGGCCAGAAGAAGGCCCGCGAGATCTTCTTCCTCGGGAAGAACTACGACGCCGAGGAGGCCGTCGAGATGGGCATGGCCAACGAGGCGGTCCCTCACGACGAACTGGAGGACGTGGCGCTAGAGTGGGCCGATACGATGGCCAGCAAGAGCCCCACCGCGATGCGGATGCTGAAGTTCGGCTTCAACGCGGCCGACGACGGCATGGTCGGCCAGCAGGTGTTCGCTGGCGAGGCGACCCGGCTGGGCTACATGACCGACGAGGCCCAGGAGGGCCGCGACGCGTTCGTCGAGGACCGCGAGCCCGACTTCGACGACTTCCCCTGGCACTACTAAACGAACTTTTTCCCGGTCGGGTGTCCTCACAGGCCTTCGGCCTGCTGCGGGTACCCTCCCGGCAAAAACTTCGATGAAAAAGGCCGCGAGCGCCGCGGGCGCTCGCGGGGTCCTCACGAACGAAGTGAGTGAGGGCTCGTCAGAGCTTCGCTCTGACGGAGAAACGCCGCCGTAGGCGGCGTATGCTAGTGCCCGCCGCAGCGACCGAACCCCGACGGACCGCCCCGCAACCACAGGGGATATGGCGGGCCCGGCCCTAGCGCCGACAATGACCGAAGTCGCCAACGCCGCGGACGTTTCGCGGACGCGGGCGTGGCTGATGGCCGCCCGGCCACAGACCCTCCCCGCGGCGGCCGCGCCGGTGATCGTCGGGACCGGGCTGGCCGCCCGGGACGGCGTGTTCGCGCCGTTGCCGGCGCTGGTCGCGTTCGTCGGCGCGGCGCTGATACAGGTCGGGACGAACTTCGCCAACGACTACTACGACGCGGCGAAGGGCGCTGACACCGAGGACCGCGAGGGGTTCACCCGCGTCACGCAGTCCGGCCTCATCTCCGCCGCGGAGGTCAAGCGCGCGGCGTTTCTCACCTTCGGCCTCGCGGTGCTGTCCGGCACCTACCTCGTCTACGTCGGCGGCGTGCCGATCCTCGCGATCGGCCTGCTGTCAGTTGCGAGCGGCATCGCCTACACCGGCGGGCCGTACCCGCTCGGCTACCACGGGCTGGGCGACCTGTTCGTGTTCGTCTTCTTCGGCGTGATCGCGGTGACGGGCACCTACTACGTGCAGGCTGCCGCGGTGCTGGCCGAACCGCTCACCGTCGCGATACCAGCCGGGACGGTAACGACGACGGCGCTGCTTGCCAGCCTCCCCGTGGCCGCCATCTCGACGGGGATCATCGTCGTGAACAACGTCCGCGACATGGAGACGGACGCCGAGGCGGGCAAGACGACGCTTGCAGTCCTGCTCGGCTACCGCTGGAGCCGGGTCGAGTACGTCGGCCTGCTCGCGCTGGCCTACGCCGTGCCCGTCTACTTCGCCGCGACCGACTTCGGGCCGACAGCCCTGCTGCCGCTGCTGACGCTCCCCTACGCCGCCGTCGTCGCGCGGACCGTCTGCACGGAGCGATCGGGTGAGGCGCTCAACCCCGCGCTGGAACGGACCGGGAAACTGCTCGCCGCCCATTCGGCGCTGTTCGCGCTGGGGCTGGTGTGGTGATGCAACTGGACCGCCGCGACTTCGCGCTGCCGCTCGACCGCCCCCTGCGAACTTCGCGGGGGGAGATAGCCGAGCGAACGGGCGTCCTCGTCCGGGTGGCCGACGACGGCAACCGGGGGCTGGGGGAGGCGTCGCCGCTCCCCGGCTGGACCGAGTCGCTCGCCGACTGCCGCGCCGGGCTCGACCGCGCCGCCCGTGCGCTGCCGGAGGGGCCGGACGCCGCGCTGGCCGCCGTCGACGGCCCCGCGGC
Coding sequences within it:
- a CDS encoding 1,4-dihydroxy-2-naphthoate polyprenyltransferase, with product MTEVANAADVSRTRAWLMAARPQTLPAAAAPVIVGTGLAARDGVFAPLPALVAFVGAALIQVGTNFANDYYDAAKGADTEDREGFTRVTQSGLISAAEVKRAAFLTFGLAVLSGTYLVYVGGVPILAIGLLSVASGIAYTGGPYPLGYHGLGDLFVFVFFGVIAVTGTYYVQAAAVLAEPLTVAIPAGTVTTTALLASLPVAAISTGIIVVNNVRDMETDAEAGKTTLAVLLGYRWSRVEYVGLLALAYAVPVYFAATDFGPTALLPLLTLPYAAVVARTVCTERSGEALNPALERTGKLLAAHSALFALGLVW
- a CDS encoding 1,4-dihydroxy-2-naphthoyl-CoA synthase, whose amino-acid sequence is MVSELMADERWEPVERFDFDDITYHRAVDVDAVRIAFDRPAVRNAFRPGTVDELYDALDHARRQTDVGCVLLTGNGPSPKDGGWAFCSGGDQTIRGEDGYQYEGDEEGASDTGRLHILEVQRLIRFMPKPVVAVVPGWAVGGGHSLHVVCDLTLASADHAVFKQTDPDVASFDAGFGSAYLARQVGQKKAREIFFLGKNYDAEEAVEMGMANEAVPHDELEDVALEWADTMASKSPTAMRMLKFGFNAADDGMVGQQVFAGEATRLGYMTDEAQEGRDAFVEDREPDFDDFPWHY